A single region of the Syngnathus acus chromosome 6, fSynAcu1.2, whole genome shotgun sequence genome encodes:
- the nap1l4a gene encoding nucleosome assembly protein 1-like 4a isoform X3 has translation MEVNKGKGEPGLQNPLGQMDKSVNLHAVESLPKAVTRRVHALKRLQVQCGNIEAKFYEEVHELERKYATLYRPLYEKRREIVTGTVEPTDAECEWNSDKDEEEELSEQMKKKIAIDSAKKDDAVPMEDPKGIPDFWLTIFRNADMLSDLIQEHDEPILKHLKDIKVKFSEPGQPMSFTLEFHFEPNSYFNNAVLTKVYKMKSEPDATEPFSFEGPEIIDCAGCPIDWHKGKDVTVKTIKKKQKHKGRGTVRTVTKQVYNPSFFNFFNPVKASPDGGEMDEDSELTFDFEIGHFFRERIIPRAVLYFTGEAMEDDDSFDEELEEGDEEQDDDDDDDDDDDDDGDFDPRA, from the exons ATGGAGGTCAATAAAG GTAAAGGGGAGCCGGGGTTGCAGAATCCTCTCGGACAGATGGACAAATCTGTTAACTTGCATGCGGTGGAAAG CCTTCCCAAAGCAGTGACGAGGCGAGTGCATGCCTTGAAAAGGCTTCAGGTGCAGTGTGGCAACATCGAAGCCAAGTTTTACGAGGAGGTCCATGAACTGGAGAGGAAGTATGCTACCCTCTATCGGCCATTGTATGAAAAG CGAAGAGAGATTGTCACGGGCACAGTGGAACCCACAGATGCAGAGTGTGAGTGGAACAGTGAcaaagatgaagaggaggagctaTCT GagcagatgaagaaaaaaatagctaTTGACTCTGCTAAAAAGGATGATGCTGTACCAATGGAAGACCCAAAAGGCATCCCGGACTTCTGGCTCACTATATTCAGGAACGCAGATATGCTCTCTGATCTGATCCAA GAACATGACGAGCCAATCCTGAAGCACCTGAAAGATATTAAAGTCAAGTTTTCCGAACCGGGACAGCCCATG AGTTTCACTCTGGAGTTCCACTTTGAGCCCAACAGTTACTTCAATAATGCTGTCCTTACTAAAGTCTACAAAATGAAGTCTGAGCCTGATGCTACAGAGCCTTTCTCTTTTGAGGGCCCAGAGATCATCGACTGTGCCGG CTGTCCGATAGATTGGCACAAAGGGAAGGATGTGACTGTGAAAACGATCAAGAAAAAGCAGAAGCACAAAGGTCGTGGCACAGTCCGCACAGTCACCAAACAGGTCTACAACCCCTCCTTTTTCAACTTCTTCAACCCCGTCAAAG CTTCACCAGACGGTGGTGAAATG GACGAGGACTCTGAGctaacttttgactttgagatCGGTCATTTCTTCCGTGAGAGAATAATTCCCAGAGCAGTGCTGTATTTCACAGGAGAGGCAATGGAAGATGACGACAGT TTTGATGAGGAACTAGAAGAAGGCGATGag GAGcaagacgatgatgatgacgacgacgatgatgatgatgacgatggaGACTTTGACCCGAGG GCCTAA
- the nap1l4a gene encoding nucleosome assembly protein 1-like 4a isoform X1: protein MEVNKGKGEPGLQNPLGQMDKSVNLHAVESLPKAVTRRVHALKRLQVQCGNIEAKFYEEVHELERKYATLYRPLYEKRREIVTGTVEPTDAECEWNSDKDEEEELSEQMKKKIAIDSAKKDDAVPMEDPKGIPDFWLTIFRNADMLSDLIQEHDEPILKHLKDIKVKFSEPGQPMSFTLEFHFEPNSYFNNAVLTKVYKMKSEPDATEPFSFEGPEIIDCAGCPIDWHKGKDVTVKTIKKKQKHKGRGTVRTVTKQVYNPSFFNFFNPVKASPDGGEMDEDSELTFDFEIGHFFRERIIPRAVLYFTGEAMEDDDSFDEELEEGDEEQDDDDDDDDDDDDDGDFDPRLQVVVSICIQSTISVQCRFGLINHAFLERSTRPTC from the exons ATGGAGGTCAATAAAG GTAAAGGGGAGCCGGGGTTGCAGAATCCTCTCGGACAGATGGACAAATCTGTTAACTTGCATGCGGTGGAAAG CCTTCCCAAAGCAGTGACGAGGCGAGTGCATGCCTTGAAAAGGCTTCAGGTGCAGTGTGGCAACATCGAAGCCAAGTTTTACGAGGAGGTCCATGAACTGGAGAGGAAGTATGCTACCCTCTATCGGCCATTGTATGAAAAG CGAAGAGAGATTGTCACGGGCACAGTGGAACCCACAGATGCAGAGTGTGAGTGGAACAGTGAcaaagatgaagaggaggagctaTCT GagcagatgaagaaaaaaatagctaTTGACTCTGCTAAAAAGGATGATGCTGTACCAATGGAAGACCCAAAAGGCATCCCGGACTTCTGGCTCACTATATTCAGGAACGCAGATATGCTCTCTGATCTGATCCAA GAACATGACGAGCCAATCCTGAAGCACCTGAAAGATATTAAAGTCAAGTTTTCCGAACCGGGACAGCCCATG AGTTTCACTCTGGAGTTCCACTTTGAGCCCAACAGTTACTTCAATAATGCTGTCCTTACTAAAGTCTACAAAATGAAGTCTGAGCCTGATGCTACAGAGCCTTTCTCTTTTGAGGGCCCAGAGATCATCGACTGTGCCGG CTGTCCGATAGATTGGCACAAAGGGAAGGATGTGACTGTGAAAACGATCAAGAAAAAGCAGAAGCACAAAGGTCGTGGCACAGTCCGCACAGTCACCAAACAGGTCTACAACCCCTCCTTTTTCAACTTCTTCAACCCCGTCAAAG CTTCACCAGACGGTGGTGAAATG GACGAGGACTCTGAGctaacttttgactttgagatCGGTCATTTCTTCCGTGAGAGAATAATTCCCAGAGCAGTGCTGTATTTCACAGGAGAGGCAATGGAAGATGACGACAGT TTTGATGAGGAACTAGAAGAAGGCGATGag GAGcaagacgatgatgatgacgacgacgatgatgatgatgacgatggaGACTTTGACCCGAGG CTGCAAGTGGTGGTGTCCATATGTATCCAATCGACCATCTCGGTGCAGTGCCGCTTT GGCCTAATCAATCATGCATTTCTAG AAAGAAGCACCCGCCCAACCTGCTGA
- the nap1l4a gene encoding nucleosome assembly protein 1-like 4a isoform X2, producing MEVNKGKGEPGLQNPLGQMDKSVNLHAVESLPKAVTRRVHALKRLQVQCGNIEAKFYEEVHELERKYATLYRPLYEKRREIVTGTVEPTDAECEWNSDKDEEEELSEQMKKKIAIDSAKKDDAVPMEDPKGIPDFWLTIFRNADMLSDLIQEHDEPILKHLKDIKVKFSEPGQPMSFTLEFHFEPNSYFNNAVLTKVYKMKSEPDATEPFSFEGPEIIDCAGCPIDWHKGKDVTVKTIKKKQKHKGRGTVRTVTKQVYNPSFFNFFNPVKASPDGGEMDEDSELTFDFEIGHFFRERIIPRAVLYFTGEAMEDDDSFDEELEEGDEEQDDDDDDDDDDDDDGDFDPRKEAPAQPAECKQQ from the exons ATGGAGGTCAATAAAG GTAAAGGGGAGCCGGGGTTGCAGAATCCTCTCGGACAGATGGACAAATCTGTTAACTTGCATGCGGTGGAAAG CCTTCCCAAAGCAGTGACGAGGCGAGTGCATGCCTTGAAAAGGCTTCAGGTGCAGTGTGGCAACATCGAAGCCAAGTTTTACGAGGAGGTCCATGAACTGGAGAGGAAGTATGCTACCCTCTATCGGCCATTGTATGAAAAG CGAAGAGAGATTGTCACGGGCACAGTGGAACCCACAGATGCAGAGTGTGAGTGGAACAGTGAcaaagatgaagaggaggagctaTCT GagcagatgaagaaaaaaatagctaTTGACTCTGCTAAAAAGGATGATGCTGTACCAATGGAAGACCCAAAAGGCATCCCGGACTTCTGGCTCACTATATTCAGGAACGCAGATATGCTCTCTGATCTGATCCAA GAACATGACGAGCCAATCCTGAAGCACCTGAAAGATATTAAAGTCAAGTTTTCCGAACCGGGACAGCCCATG AGTTTCACTCTGGAGTTCCACTTTGAGCCCAACAGTTACTTCAATAATGCTGTCCTTACTAAAGTCTACAAAATGAAGTCTGAGCCTGATGCTACAGAGCCTTTCTCTTTTGAGGGCCCAGAGATCATCGACTGTGCCGG CTGTCCGATAGATTGGCACAAAGGGAAGGATGTGACTGTGAAAACGATCAAGAAAAAGCAGAAGCACAAAGGTCGTGGCACAGTCCGCACAGTCACCAAACAGGTCTACAACCCCTCCTTTTTCAACTTCTTCAACCCCGTCAAAG CTTCACCAGACGGTGGTGAAATG GACGAGGACTCTGAGctaacttttgactttgagatCGGTCATTTCTTCCGTGAGAGAATAATTCCCAGAGCAGTGCTGTATTTCACAGGAGAGGCAATGGAAGATGACGACAGT TTTGATGAGGAACTAGAAGAAGGCGATGag GAGcaagacgatgatgatgacgacgacgatgatgatgatgacgatggaGACTTTGACCCGAGG AAAGAAGCACCCGCCCAACCTGCTGAATGCAAGCAGCAGTAA
- the phlda2 gene encoding pleckstrin homology-like domain family A member 2 → MKMSAAEISQVLKEGELEKRSDNLLQFWKRKTCVLTPDSLNMYADTQKRSRGKELKLQRIKKVDCVERTGKFVYFTIVTTDDKEIDFRCPGEDNCWNAVITMALIDYQNRKAIQDFKTRQDDESASPDQHERHMARAP, encoded by the coding sequence atgaaaatgtcagcgGCCGAGATCTCCCAGGTGCTCAAAGAGGGCGAGCTGGAGAAAAGGAGCGACAACTTGCTCCAGTTCTGGAAGAGGAAGACCTGCGTCCTGACCCCCGACAGCCTCAACATGTACGCCGACACGCAAAAGCGCTCCAGGGGCAAAGAGCTCAAGTTGCAGCGCATCAAGAAGGTGGACTGCGTGGAGCGCACCGGCAAATTCGTCTACTTCACCATCGTCACCACGGACGACAAGGAGATCGACTTCCGCTGCCCGGGCGAGGACAACTGCTGGAATGCTGTGATCACCATGGCTCTCATCGACTACCAAAACCGCAAAGCCATCCAAGACTTCAAGACGCGCCAGGACGACGAGAGCGCGTCCCCAGACCAGCATGAGAGGCACATGGCGAGGGCTCCCTGA